The genomic segment CAGGTACACGCATCTCTCCCCGCACCACATCTTTTTCACCCCTCATTGCGCCCGTTAAAGGCGAATATCACGCTTGATGCCAGTGTAGAAAGCCGTGATTCGCTGAACCTGAATGGCACTGTCGGGCACATGCGCTTTGCTCCCACACCCGGCTCGGTGCTCAGTGCCGATGGCGCACTGCTGCATGCCAAAATCACTGAAAGCGGGCTTGTTGCTGACGCCTGCCTGATGCTGGATGCGAGCCATGCGGTCACGATGAAGGCGGAACTTAAAGGGTATCGCCTCGGCATCCCGGACAATAAACAACCACTCTTTGTGAAGGTGCATGCCGCGGCAACGGTTAGTGAAGTGCTGCAAAAAACCGCTCTCACCCTGCCGGTTTCCGGGGGAGCGGTTGATGTGCAGATGAACATCGGCGAAACCGTTGGAGCACCAGATATACGCGCACGCCTGCATCTTGAGAAAGTGCGCATCACGCCCCCTGAAACCGGGATTGCCTTCATGCTGCCTGACCTTCAGCTCGAAACACACAACCGTGCCTGGACCGTACTGGCAAGCCTTGAGTCCGGGGAGCGGGTACTTCACCTGCAGGGCGATGGAGCACTCTCCCCCTTGAGCGGCAGCCTGCATGTGCAGGGTGAGCAATTCCCGGTCATCAAAACCCCCGAATTCGCGGTGAGCCTCTCTCCAAATCTCGTACTGACGCATGAGCAGAATACTTTTTTTGTACGTGGTACGGTCGGTATCCCCGAGGCACGAATTGCGCCGATGCGTTTTCAAAACACCGTCACACTCTCTGATGATGTGGTATTAGTCGGAAAAGAAACCCCAAAGTCGAGCCCGCTTCCTCCAATAGGTCTTGATGTCACCGCCACCATGGGTGAGAAGGTAGAAATTGACGTGCACGGATTGAAAGCAAGGCTTACCGGTAGCCTGAAAATCCGTGAAACCCCTCCCGCCCCACTCACCATTGACGGCGAGCTGGCGCTCATTGACGGGCGCTATAAAGCCTATGGCCAGAACCTCACGCTCACGAAAGGCGCACTGAATTTCAGCGGTGCTGACATTGACAATCCCTTCCTGCGCCTGCGTGCCGAGCGCGCCTTTGGCGGAGATAATCACCTCTCGTCTCAATCGACGCTCTTTGATTTTACGAATACGCGCCCTGGTGCATCATCAGTCCCCGAAAACCTGCGCGCCGTTGGTGTTGACGTACAGGGAAGGCTGAGTACGCCTAAAGTCCAGCTTTACTCAACACCCGCAGGACTCACACAGGCGGACATGCTCTCGATGCTGCTGCTTGGAAAACCGGCCAGTCAGGCGAACAAGGCCGGGGCACGCCTGCTGCTCACGGCCCTCTCCGCCATGAACACGGGAAAGGGCGCAAAAAGCATGGAGCTGATACAGGAGCTGCAGCAAAAAACCGGCATTGACGTTAACATGCAGGACGTTGCGCGCGTCAACCGCCAGACTGGCGCCATTACGGAGAGCACCTCACTCGTTGTCGGCAAATCCATCGGCAAGCGCCTCTATCTCAGCTACAACAGCGGGCTCTCACAACCTGGCAACAACCTTCTGACACTGCGTTATCTGCTGAATGCCTTTCTAAGCCTGCAAATCAGTTCCGGTAACAGCGCCAATGGGCTTGATATTCTTTACACACACTCAGGTGCCCTACGAAAAACGCCTGAGCCATCACCAATATCGATGAAAGCATCTGAAAGCCATTAGGGCATGCCTCATATTATGAGGTGAGGTGAGGTGAGGATACGCCCTACATTCCCGGGCCAAAAGCGGGGCGATTGTCTTCCATGTTATCCATCTCCATGCAAGCAAACCTGGCTAAGGCAAACAACAGGAAGAAAACCAAGTTTACATTAGCATCTTTTGGATTATTAACAGCATATTCAACCATGCATAATCCAACCGCCAGCAGAAGCAGATTGCGTTTATGTCGTTCATTCATTTTGTTTACTTTTTTATTTGCTGAGAGATTTGGTTTAAAGAAACAACAATTATACCCATGCTCAATCCATTAGTACATAGTTTGCTTTATTGGCACTCTGCCTAAAATAAATATACCCCCCCCTCCCTTCCACAGATCATCACTAATAAGACTCTAATCCCCGAGTGACAGGTGGCTGAAAAACGTTTGCTATGGCAGCGATTTGACTTTTTCGCTAGAATGCCAAAACTGGATTATCAGCAGGATACCCGCTCTTATGACTTCTTCGCACCTTGTTCATCGCCCACGCCGTTTACGCCGCAGCGCGACTGTTCGCCATATGGTTCAGGAAACAAGCCTTGGCGTTCACCATCTGATAGCGCCTCTTTTTATTCACGAAACACTCAAAAAGAGCCGCCCGATTGCCAGCATGCCAGGTCACATGCAGCTCTGTCTCAATGAGGTATCACATGCGGTCGAAGCACTGGCTGAAGTCGGTATTGGCGCGGTGCTGCTCTTTGGCATACCGGCAGAAAAAGATGCTGAAGGTTCTGGTTCCCTGCGTGAAGACGGTGTTATTCAACAGGCGATTCGTCGCATTCGTGAGAGCCACCCGGACATGCTGATTATTACCGATGTCTGTTTTTGTGAATACACTGACCACGGCCACTGTGGTATGTTAAAAGGTGAGCATCTTGATAATGACGCAACATTAAGCGCACTCGCGCGCCAGGCGGTCAGTCATGCAGATGCCGGTGCCGACTGGGTGGCGCCAAGCAGTATGACCGATGGCATGGTAGGCGCCATTCGCAGCGCGCTGGATGCAGCAGGCCACACAGAGGTCGCTATATTAAGCTACAGCGTGAAATACTGCTCGAGCCTCTATGGCCCCTTTCGCGAAGCGGCAGAAGGCGCGCCTCAGTTTGGAGACCGCAAAACCATACAGATGAATCCGGCCAATGCCATGGAAGCCCTGCGTGAAGCGGCACTTGATGTTGAAGAAGGCGCCGACTTGCTGATGGTAAAACCCGCCATGCTCTACATGGACGTGATTTGCCGTATTAAGCAGCACTATCCTGAAATTCCTTTATGTGCCTACCAGGTCAGCGGTGAGTTTGCCATGATTAAGGCTGCTGCAGACAGAGGCATGCTTGCTGAAACAGAAGTCATGATGGAAAGCCTTTATAGCCTGCGTCGTGCGGGCGCTGACTTAATTATCACCTATTTTGCACGTGATGCAGCCATCTTCCTGCGTACAACAACTTCTTAAAAAAACACTTTATAAGTTTTAGCTCACTCAGGGCGTGTACCCGTTCCATTGAGAATATCGGTTAGAACTCTCTTGAAATAAAAATGGCCTCATTAAAGAGGCCATTTTTGAAGCATTTTAGTAAATGCTTATTTGGTACCTGTTGGAGCAGGCAGCTGATCGATAGTCCAGACCACCTGAAGGGCAACGAGATCAGCTCGCGCGTTGATGTCGGAATCAACGGTGTAGAAGGAAGTTGTGCCAATTTCCTCAGTACGGTTGATGCGTGCATTGCCTACAGAAAAGAGGTGGGTATAACCGGCATCAATCCCAACATCAGGACGCGCCTGATAATGACCACCAATTGACAGCGCCCAGCGATCGGAGTCTGGCAGACGTACATCGCGGAAAGCATTGACCGTTGGGGTCTGATCGTATCCACCACCAACCCGTAACAGAGCCTTCTCATTCATACGGTAGTTCGCACCGATTGCAGCACGCCATGCGTTACGGTAATCCTGTGTAGAGACAGAGTTAACGAGCGCACGTGCGGGCGGAACACCGTTGGAGTTAAAGGCCGCAACATTGTCGAGCTCGATGGTTCTGAAGACATTCCAAGCGGTATAAACCACGGAACCGAGCACCGCTACTTTATCGTTCACATCGTGATATCCACTCAGGGTAATAACATCTGGAAACTCGATGTTGTTACTCTGCAGGTCATCTGAACGGAACACAGCAGACGGACTGGCTGCCAGCGGGTTCAGGATGTTAAAGTCAGCATCAGCAAGGCGTCCGGTCAAACGGCTGTAACCGTGAAACTGCTGCTGAATGCGTGACTGATAGTTCAGACCAATACGGGTATGGCTGTCATTGAAAAATCCCATGATACCTGCGTGCATGCCCACACCGAAAGAATCGCCTTTGTTGTAGCTCAGAGAATCGAGGGTGTTGGCTGGCAGACCAAAGAACTGCATTAACGCGGGCGAACCGATAACACGGTTGAATTTAACACGCGCATACTGGAGGTCGATACCGGCACCGAGTGACAGATTTTCTGTCAGCTTTCCAGCAACTTCTGGTGCGATGGTCGTGGTAATCAGTTCACTGAAAGTAGCTGCGTAACGAACCGGGGAGTCATCTTCCCATTTGGTTGCGAGGCCAAAGGGAGAAACGATGCTCAAGCCCACTGCCGCGTTTTCACCCAGAGGGCGCGCATAGTGGAACGCTGGAACAAACGCGCTTTTAGCACCGTTAAGACCACGAAAAGTTTCTGTGTAGGTCAGTGGTGGAAGAAACGGAGAAATGAATGTACTGAACTGAGTGGTACCAGTCAGTTTGGATGTGGGAAACACGCCAACGCCTGAAGCCACTGCCTGTTCTTTTTTCAAAAAGACGAGACCGGCAGGGTTGTACCAGCCGGTGCTGGCATCAACGGCTTCAGCGGCCGCGCCTGCAGCGTAGTTACCCACAGCAACGGCACTGCCTTCGGTATACAGAGAAAACGCGCCTGCATGAGCCGCGCTGTTTGCGAGAACGGCCAGTACCGCTGTACTCGCCAGAGTCCTTACAGGATTGCGCATCTTTTTCACTCAACACTCCTTATTTCATTCAATTCGTTAATTCGACAGATTAAGGGATGATAAAGTAATTGGAACGAATTTCAATCGCCTGTCACTAAAATTTTTACCTATTTATCATAGAATAAACACATAAAAAGCATGCTGCAGGAATTATGAGCAGTAAGGCTTGTCACTCCCACTTGTTTCAAGCATGAAGTCCATGGTAACGTGCGTTTTTTTTGCACGAGTTTATCAGCATGCCTCTCATTGTCACCAAATTTGGGGGAACCAGTGTCTCCTCCCGCGAAACCTGGCAGAACATTGCCATCATCACCAGAGCACACCTTGCGCGCGGCGACCAGCCGCTGATTGTCTGCTCAGCCCTTACCCAGATTTCTAACAAACTGGAAAAAGCCATTACACTCGCGCTGACCAATGAGCATGAAACACTTTTTGAAGATATCGTACAAAGCCATCACCATCTTGCCCGCGCACTGGACGTGCCTGAAACGCTTGTGGACCATGAGCTCGAAGCGCTTGAAAAGCTCCTTACAGGCATTGCTCTCCTGAAGGAAGCGCCCCCTAGAACGCGCGCCCGCGTTTTGAGTCTTGGCGAGCTGATGCTGACCCGCCTTGGGCACGCCTTTCTGGAGCGAGAGGGCATTACCTGTCACTGGAAGGATGCCCGGGATCTGCTGGAATCGACTCCAATGCCAGGCAACGATCCCTTAAACTGGCTGGCCGCGCGCTGTGACAGCACGCCTGACTCCAAACTGGCCGAATCGCTCAATCAGCTCGCCCCCGCTGCCATCATTACCCAGGGATTTTTCGCGCGTGACCCAGGCGGCGATACCGTACTGCTCGGGCGCGGTGGCTCTGACACCTCTGCCGCTCTCCTTGCTGCTATTCTGGGGGCTAAAGCCTGTGAAATATGGACAGACGTTCCCGGCATTTACACGGCGAACCCGCATCTTTTACCACATGCGCGCCTCCTGAGACACCTTCATTATGACGAAGCCCAGGAAATTGCGACCATGGGCGCGCGCGTGCTGCACCCCAACTGCCTGCCGCCGGTGCGCCGGGCTAATATCCCCATGACCGTAAAATTCACGCGCCGACCAGAGCATCCCGGCACGCTGATTTCCGAAAAACGCGATGCCTCACTGCCTGCGGTAAAATCCATTCAGGTGCGCAACAACGTGATACTTATCTCGATTGATACGCTGCACATGTGGCAGCAGGTCGGGTTTCTTGCGGAAGTATTCGCAGTCTTTCGTACGCATGGTTTTTCGGTTGATTTATTGTCATCGTCCGAGTTTAACGTGACTGTCTCGCTTGACAGCAATGCCCAGCTTAGAGACAGCAAGGCGCTCGATGCCCTGGTTCAGGAGCTCGGCACCCACGGGCGTGTAAAGCGGATTGACGGCTGCAGTGCGGTAAGCCTTGTCGGGCATCCCATGCAGACCGTACTGCCACAGCTCGGCCCGGCCCTTGAAGCGCTGGCTGAAGAGCATGTTTACCTGATGTCGATGGCTTCAAACGGACTTAACTTAAGCTTTGTTGTGAACACAACCGGTGCTGACAACCTGTGCCGCAAGCTGCACGCGCTGCTGATAGAAAATAATCACGCCGCCGTTTACTGTTCTAAAAGCTGGCATGAAGAATTTGGCAATGTCACAGAGCCGCCGCTTTCCTGGTGGCAAGAATCACGGGAAAAACTCCTGAACCTTGCAAAGACCTCGGCCCCCTGCTTTGTCTATCATCTTCCAACGGTGCGTGAACAGGCGCGAAAGCTCGCCCGCCTCAATGCCATCAACAAGCGTTTTTATGCCATCAAGGCTAATCCGCACCCGGCGATTCTCGCCACTCTTCGTGCGGAAGGTGTGGCCTTTGAATGCGTCTCGCTGCCAGAGCTTAAACATGTGTTTGCAGAATTTCCAGATATCCCTCCGCAAGACGTGCTTTTTACTCCCAATTTCGCTCCCCGGGAAGAATATCGTGAGGCGATGACCTATGGCTGCCACGTTACAGTCGATAATCTGTCGATTTTCAAGGAGTGGGGCGAAGATTTTCGAGGAAAGCAGGTTATTCTACGGATTGACCCGGGAAGTGGCGCCGGTCATCACCGCCATGTCTGTACGGGCGGCAGCGCCTCAAAATTTGGCATCGGACAGGAAAGCCTTACTGATGTGCGTGCGCTATCTGTGCAATTCGGTTTCACGGTAAAAGGCCTGCACATCCACGCAGGCAGTGGTGTGCATACCCCGCAGCTCTGGCAGCAAAACCTCCTTTTACTCGCGCAACTCGCAAAAGATTTTCCAGATGTGCACATCCTTAATGTAGGCGGCGGGCTGGGTGTTGCTGAGCGGGCGCACCAGAACGCGCTTGATCTTGAGGCGCTGAATGCGGGGCTGCTGGCAGCACGCGCAGAGGCGCCAGACGTTGCTGTCTGGCTTGAGCCGGGACGCTTTTATGTTGCCGAAAGCGGTGTGCTGCTCGCGCACGTCACCCAGTGCAAACAAAAGTCCGGCACCCGCTTTGTCGGGATTGAAACCGGCATGAATTCGCTGATTCGCCCGGCGCTTTATGGGGCATGGCATGAGATGGTCAATCTTACGCGCCTTGATACCCCCTGCACCGAACTTGTGCATGTCGTGGGCCCCATCTGCGAAACCGGCGACACATTCGGGCAAAACCGGCCGTTTCCCCCGTCCAGAGAAGGCGATGTGGTACTGATTGCAAACGCCGGTGCATATGGTCATTGCATGGGTTCGCACTATAACCTGCGCCCGCCCGCGCAGGAATGTATTCTGGACTGAAACCATGATTGCCGACCATGACGCACGTGTGGAGGCGTGTGACCCGAACGCCTCTTTTATCGTCCAGGCGCCAGCAGGCTCCGGCAAAACCGAGCTCTTGACCCGCCGGTTTCTCCGCCTGCTCGCCCGCGTCGAAGACCCCGAACACATTGTAGCGCTTACTTTCACGCGCAAAGCCGCGAGTGAAATGCGCGAGCGCATTCTGCACGCGCTGACCGATGCACAACAGGAGAGAGAACCTGAAAGCGCGCATGCGCGCGAAACCCGGGAAATGGCCAAAGCGGCACTGGCCAACGGTACCGCACGAGGCTGGCGCTTATGTGAACAGCCCGGGCGTCTGCGCATTTTTACCATTGACGGTTTTTCTAACCTTTTAAGCCGCGCCTTTCCCTGTCAGGATGATGCTCCCCCACCGGGCGATGTTACTGACGCGCCTGAGCGTCATTATCTTACCGCGGCGCGCGAATGCGTGCGATTCGCAGAAACCACTCCCGCACTCCAGCCAGCCTGTCGCACTCTGCTGAAACACCTTGATAATAACCGCGAACAGCTACTCGTTTTTTTCGTAGAACTCCTTAAAAATCGCGAACCCTGGCTCGCGGCGGTGATGCATGCCAGACACCAGGACAAGGCTGTTTTTGAGAATGCGCTTGCCATCATTTGTGAACATGAAAAAGAGCGCCTGCGAAACGTGATTCCATCTGATTTGCGCGAGCCATTGTGCGAGCTGGTGCGCGAAGTGTTCAATGCCTCTGACATCAGCCGGTGTCCGGGGCGCGCGTGCCTCAGGAACTGGTTCGCCTTTGACGATTTGCCGCCCGAGCGCGCCTCCGTGCTGGCAAACGCGTTGCTGACAGGCAAAGGTGCCTTTCGCAAACACCTTGACCAGCATGTCGGCTTTCAAAAAGATTGCGTACCCGCGAAGGATTACCAGCGACTAAAAACAGAAAGCGGCAGGCTGCTTGAGGCGCTGGCCGCAGTTCCGGGTGCAAAAGAGGCTTTTGTGCGCGTACAGAAAATGCCGCCCATGGTCTACAGCGACACGCAGTGGGACACACTTCAGGCGCTCATCACGCTGCTGCCCGTCCTCGCAGGCTGTCTCATGGTCGAATTTGCCACTGAAAACGTCACCGACTTCAGCGGGATTGCCCAATACGCACAAAACGCGCTTGGTGACGCACTCGCTCCGCTTCAACTGGCGCTGCACCTCGACCGTGCCATTCGTCACCTCATGGTCGATGAATTTCAGGACACATCTCTGAGTCAGTTCGCGCTCCTTGAAAAACTCGTTGCCGGCTGGGAGCCTGACGATGGCCGCACCCTCTTTCTCGTGGGCGACCCCATGCAGTCCATCTACCGTTTTCGTGAGGCGGAAGTGGGGCTTTTTCTGAAGGCTCGAGACCAGGGCATAGGCGATATACGCCTTAAACCGCTGACCCTGAGCTGCAATTTTCGCTCGGGCGTGCCGGTGGTTGAGTGGGTCAATGCGCATTTTGCAACCCTCTTCCCAACGCAGGAAGACATGCAGGCAGGTGCCATAAGCTACTCCCCTTCCACGCCGGTGCGCGAGGACATTGCCGCCTCTGCGCCAGAGGCATATGCCTGTGAAAACAAGGAAGTCGAAGCCGAGGCGGTTATCGCGAAGGCACTTAAGCTCCTTAAGGAATATCCAGAAGACTCCATCGCCATCCTCGCGCGCTCCAGAGGACACCTTAAAGATATCCTCCATCGGCTGCGAACACGCAATATTCCTTTTCAGGGCGTTGATATTGACGGACTTGCGAACCTTCCACACGTGCGCGATACATACTCACTCACCCTGGCACTCATGGAGCCTGCGAACCGCCTGCCATGGGTCGCCCTGCTGCGTACGCCATGGTGTGGACTGACGCTTGAGGATGTGCATGCCATAGCGCATCACCAACACCACCTCCCTGTTCCGCAGGTTCTCGCCCAGATTGACGATATTGCGCACCTCAGTGACAGCGGCAGGCTGCGGGCAAAAACGTTTGGACGCATTCTCACAGCCCAGCTTGCCAAACGCGGGCGCATGCGCCTTGTCAATCTGGTGGCAGATACCCTGAAGGCACTGGCCATCGCCCCCGTTCACACGGCCACGGAAAACGCCGATATCGCGCAGTTTCTTGAGCTGCTGCGTGCGCATGAACAGGACGGCCTGCTCTCTGATGGGACGCTCTTTAAAAATGCCCTGAAAAGCCTTTACTCAAAGCAGTCCGTTCCAGCACGCCTCACGGTCATGACCATTCACAAGTCCAAGGGGCTTGAATTCGACAGCGTACTGCTCCCGGGCCTTGGCGCACCAAAAAAACCGGGCGATAAACCACTGCTGCGCTGGCTTTGCCTGCCCACACCGGATGAAACGCCGTTGTTTCTTCTCTCGCCCATCAAGGCATCTATTGAAAAAGAATGCGCAATCTTTAATTACCTCGGCATGCTGGAC from the Legionella geestiana genome contains:
- a CDS encoding translocation/assembly module TamB domain-containing protein produces the protein MNLLRLILRPLLSLLLLVCLLTGGTLYLVLLTQAGPPLLFAGARLAGIDVRAENLEGNLREGVRFKRIFLNGAPLFPAPGMLRLQIDLHAIDAIFRLGENVILLEKKPEKPLQVHASLPAPHLFHPSLRPLKANITLDASVESRDSLNLNGTVGHMRFAPTPGSVLSADGALLHAKITESGLVADACLMLDASHAVTMKAELKGYRLGIPDNKQPLFVKVHAAATVSEVLQKTALTLPVSGGAVDVQMNIGETVGAPDIRARLHLEKVRITPPETGIAFMLPDLQLETHNRAWTVLASLESGERVLHLQGDGALSPLSGSLHVQGEQFPVIKTPEFAVSLSPNLVLTHEQNTFFVRGTVGIPEARIAPMRFQNTVTLSDDVVLVGKETPKSSPLPPIGLDVTATMGEKVEIDVHGLKARLTGSLKIRETPPAPLTIDGELALIDGRYKAYGQNLTLTKGALNFSGADIDNPFLRLRAERAFGGDNHLSSQSTLFDFTNTRPGASSVPENLRAVGVDVQGRLSTPKVQLYSTPAGLTQADMLSMLLLGKPASQANKAGARLLLTALSAMNTGKGAKSMELIQELQQKTGIDVNMQDVARVNRQTGAITESTSLVVGKSIGKRLYLSYNSGLSQPGNNLLTLRYLLNAFLSLQISSGNSANGLDILYTHSGALRKTPEPSPISMKASESH
- the hemB gene encoding porphobilinogen synthase, coding for MTSSHLVHRPRRLRRSATVRHMVQETSLGVHHLIAPLFIHETLKKSRPIASMPGHMQLCLNEVSHAVEALAEVGIGAVLLFGIPAEKDAEGSGSLREDGVIQQAIRRIRESHPDMLIITDVCFCEYTDHGHCGMLKGEHLDNDATLSALARQAVSHADAGADWVAPSSMTDGMVGAIRSALDAAGHTEVAILSYSVKYCSSLYGPFREAAEGAPQFGDRKTIQMNPANAMEALREAALDVEEGADLLMVKPAMLYMDVICRIKQHYPEIPLCAYQVSGEFAMIKAAADRGMLAETEVMMESLYSLRRAGADLIITYFARDAAIFLRTTTS
- a CDS encoding OmpP1/FadL family transporter, with product MKKMRNPVRTLASTAVLAVLANSAAHAGAFSLYTEGSAVAVGNYAAGAAAEAVDASTGWYNPAGLVFLKKEQAVASGVGVFPTSKLTGTTQFSTFISPFLPPLTYTETFRGLNGAKSAFVPAFHYARPLGENAAVGLSIVSPFGLATKWEDDSPVRYAATFSELITTTIAPEVAGKLTENLSLGAGIDLQYARVKFNRVIGSPALMQFFGLPANTLDSLSYNKGDSFGVGMHAGIMGFFNDSHTRIGLNYQSRIQQQFHGYSRLTGRLADADFNILNPLAASPSAVFRSDDLQSNNIEFPDVITLSGYHDVNDKVAVLGSVVYTAWNVFRTIELDNVAAFNSNGVPPARALVNSVSTQDYRNAWRAAIGANYRMNEKALLRVGGGYDQTPTVNAFRDVRLPDSDRWALSIGGHYQARPDVGIDAGYTHLFSVGNARINRTEEIGTTSFYTVDSDINARADLVALQVVWTIDQLPAPTGTK
- a CDS encoding bifunctional aspartate kinase/diaminopimelate decarboxylase: MPLIVTKFGGTSVSSRETWQNIAIITRAHLARGDQPLIVCSALTQISNKLEKAITLALTNEHETLFEDIVQSHHHLARALDVPETLVDHELEALEKLLTGIALLKEAPPRTRARVLSLGELMLTRLGHAFLEREGITCHWKDARDLLESTPMPGNDPLNWLAARCDSTPDSKLAESLNQLAPAAIITQGFFARDPGGDTVLLGRGGSDTSAALLAAILGAKACEIWTDVPGIYTANPHLLPHARLLRHLHYDEAQEIATMGARVLHPNCLPPVRRANIPMTVKFTRRPEHPGTLISEKRDASLPAVKSIQVRNNVILISIDTLHMWQQVGFLAEVFAVFRTHGFSVDLLSSSEFNVTVSLDSNAQLRDSKALDALVQELGTHGRVKRIDGCSAVSLVGHPMQTVLPQLGPALEALAEEHVYLMSMASNGLNLSFVVNTTGADNLCRKLHALLIENNHAAVYCSKSWHEEFGNVTEPPLSWWQESREKLLNLAKTSAPCFVYHLPTVREQARKLARLNAINKRFYAIKANPHPAILATLRAEGVAFECVSLPELKHVFAEFPDIPPQDVLFTPNFAPREEYREAMTYGCHVTVDNLSIFKEWGEDFRGKQVILRIDPGSGAGHHRHVCTGGSASKFGIGQESLTDVRALSVQFGFTVKGLHIHAGSGVHTPQLWQQNLLLLAQLAKDFPDVHILNVGGGLGVAERAHQNALDLEALNAGLLAARAEAPDVAVWLEPGRFYVAESGVLLAHVTQCKQKSGTRFVGIETGMNSLIRPALYGAWHEMVNLTRLDTPCTELVHVVGPICETGDTFGQNRPFPPSREGDVVLIANAGAYGHCMGSHYNLRPPAQECILD
- a CDS encoding UvrD-helicase domain-containing protein, encoding MIADHDARVEACDPNASFIVQAPAGSGKTELLTRRFLRLLARVEDPEHIVALTFTRKAASEMRERILHALTDAQQEREPESAHARETREMAKAALANGTARGWRLCEQPGRLRIFTIDGFSNLLSRAFPCQDDAPPPGDVTDAPERHYLTAARECVRFAETTPALQPACRTLLKHLDNNREQLLVFFVELLKNREPWLAAVMHARHQDKAVFENALAIICEHEKERLRNVIPSDLREPLCELVREVFNASDISRCPGRACLRNWFAFDDLPPERASVLANALLTGKGAFRKHLDQHVGFQKDCVPAKDYQRLKTESGRLLEALAAVPGAKEAFVRVQKMPPMVYSDTQWDTLQALITLLPVLAGCLMVEFATENVTDFSGIAQYAQNALGDALAPLQLALHLDRAIRHLMVDEFQDTSLSQFALLEKLVAGWEPDDGRTLFLVGDPMQSIYRFREAEVGLFLKARDQGIGDIRLKPLTLSCNFRSGVPVVEWVNAHFATLFPTQEDMQAGAISYSPSTPVREDIAASAPEAYACENKEVEAEAVIAKALKLLKEYPEDSIAILARSRGHLKDILHRLRTRNIPFQGVDIDGLANLPHVRDTYSLTLALMEPANRLPWVALLRTPWCGLTLEDVHAIAHHQHHLPVPQVLAQIDDIAHLSDSGRLRAKTFGRILTAQLAKRGRMRLVNLVADTLKALAIAPVHTATENADIAQFLELLRAHEQDGLLSDGTLFKNALKSLYSKQSVPARLTVMTIHKSKGLEFDSVLLPGLGAPKKPGDKPLLRWLCLPTPDETPLFLLSPIKASIEKECAIFNYLGMLDAEKEHYEQQRLLYVAATRAKKRLYLFAEESTNSSSFKNMLPGVVFAPFEAMEHNTADTRKPVLNRLPDTVFAACSEHIPATGLPPVVINAWTPHRLLGTIAHELLQWAGNHHPQTVDELPFHLAHNRLRASGLEREAIKTLESELYALLAAFFADPRGRWIIKAHQDAHTEWALLLPEGKRLATRMIDRSFIADGLRWIIDYKTGKRDDSDLLTHKNQLNGYARLCAPHTRVPIRCGIYYLADNHWVEWPHEGIADEH